GGCCGCAACTCTCGCCCTCTGGTGTATCGCACGGGCAGACCATCCCCCACTGACTTGGCTGCAGCGAGCGTGGGCCACTTACCTTGCGCGTCTTCTCGAACGAGGACGCCAGCCTCGTCATCATGCCGAGGCTGGCAATGTACGAGAGTCTCGAGAGCACCTGTGTGATGCCCTGCCGGTTCATGTTGAAGCGCTTCAAGTCCCATCGCCCACTGCTGATCGCCATGCGCATGCCGTTCTGGATCACCTCCATCTTGCTTTCCATCAGCTGCTTCACGTTGAAGGGGCGTGTGGAGTCCTTTTTGGACAGCTGCTGATCCATTGCCGTCTTCACAACGCGGTTGAATTGCTTCAGCAAGTCCTCAAACAAGAGGGCCATCAGCGTGCCGGTTGTCTCGAATCGCTTGTTGCCGTAGAAGTCGCGCTCGTCAAGCAGCGATGCGTCGAAGCTGGCCTCGATCATGCCACGTACCATGAAGCAGACGTAGAAGGCCTTGTGGCGAAAGTTCCAGTCCTtctgcacctgcgcctccCGAATGTGGCAGAGCAGCACGTTGGCGAGAAACTCGGCCGCCTTGTCGGCCTTTGACCTGTTGACttgtcgctgcagcgtctcctccgcctcccacACCGTCTCCTTCCGCTTCTCACCGATGTACTGCAGAGCGTCGTTTTGCGTGACCACGTTCAGCaggcgcgcctcctcgaagCACGGAAAAAGGATCTCCTGGAACTCCGGCGAGGTGCCGATGCACTGTGTGATGTGCTGATCATTCTCCAAGCCGAGCGCCTTGAGCACGACAATGATCGGGATGTCTTCTGTGAAGGAGCGATGCGTGAGAACGATGCTGCCCTTCTTGAAGGTAACGGCGCACTTGGAGATGGAGTAGTGCGTCTTGCTCTGCACGTGGGCCGAGATGTTGCCGTGTTCGTCAGCCTCAATGATGACACGGTTCttgctctgctgctcctgaACCAGGCACACCTTTTCAACGCCTTTGATAATGAAGTAGCCACCAGGGTCGAGTGGGCACTCGCGCATGTTCACCAGCTCCTCGCGTGTTTTGCGGTATAGGTTGCAGCACTTGGACTTGAGCATAATAGGTATAGTCCCGATTTTTACGTCTTTCTCGACCAGCATCGCTCGTGAGCGGTCGCGGCTGGTGTACTGCACATCTACAATCATGTCGCCTCGATACGTCATGTCCCTAACACGGCACTCCTGCGGCGTCACAAGCTTTGGTATGTGGCCTTTGCCTACAATTTCCTGTGGTCGGCAGATGCGGATGTTCTGGTAACGAATCACAAAGTCCGGGTCGACAGTACTCTTGATTTCAACATTGGACTCGTTCAGCAAAATTCGCTGAAGCTCCACCTCGATCAAGTGGTCAAATGAGGCGATGTGGTGGTTGAGAATGCCCCGCATAGCCATGAGTGCGGGAAGCATCTCCAGCTTCTTCCGCTGGTACTCGTCACCAAAGTCTGACATGGCGTGCGCACCTGTGGCCATGCCAACGTCGGTGATCCCTTGGCGACCGTGCTCGTTTGCTGAAGTTGCACACTCGCAGCAGGGGCAAGGCGCAACAGAGGAGACACAGGGACAGAAGGAGAGAAATCGGGGGAAGCGCAAGAAGGTGCACGGGTCACatgaaggaagagaagcgtggtgctgctggcaaCGCAGTGTTGTGGGCACGGCCGAATCGGCATCCGTTACGAGTAATGATACATGTACATATGGTGCTTGTTTTGTACCTCTGGATAGGATTCCCAGTCGCATTGTGGCGTACAAGCGCCGAACCACTGGGGAACGGCAGGCTGAGTTCGTGCACGGCAGTTCGAGCACCGCTGAAGGGGAACCCCGTCCTTCGACGGCTGTTGTGGAGACCGCGGCTTCCCACATGGGAGTTTCTGcgcttctttcctttttgcCGGATCGCGtctgcacagcagcgagccAAAGGTCTTTTATCTGCGCTACACGAGTTTTAGCGGCAAGGTGGAAAACAACGGCCTTGTCCTCAAAGCGCAAGtacaaaaaaaggaagaaggccGGCCGGTAACCGCACGCCGACAACAGAGGGCATTCTGTCCGTGTGACGGAATGGTGGCGACAGGCGCCGATCACAGGCTGATCATATGCCTTACCTTAAGCTTTTTGCTTCAGAGAGCTTGCGCAGTCGGCGTtggagctgcgcgcgaaggtcgcgcagctccactACCTTTGCACGAACCTCTTCGAGAGCATTCGCATCTGCCTCCTCATCGGGCCCAAGTTGCACGTCATCTTCGCCAACTCGGTCCCGCTTCACGCCGCGCCTGTCTTGGAACGTCGTGAGAGCGCACTGTGTGATGCGATAGTTGCCTCGTGAGGGATCGACAGGGTgcttctgcagcggcgcgcataTCCCCTTCACGAGCAGGGCAGCTTGCGGTaccacgcagcagccgagcagCCGCCCCTTTTGGGGGCTGATGCACTCTTTCACGAGCCGCCCGTTTCGGATATCGAACCACAGAACGGCGCCACCCTCGCTGGCGGTGAGCACAAGCGACGGTGTGGAGGGCAGACATCGCAAAAAGATAACCGGAGAGTGGTGGCCATCCGCGCTGGGTGGTCGGAGGATCGCCTCTCGCTGATCACCATCATGTTCTGATTCGATGGCAAGCCCGAGAGATGGCTCGTAAAGCTCGCTGAAGAACAAGAATCCCTTTTGCGTGCCAGCAACAATCGAGGCGTCGTCAAGGCTCACGGCGACCGCGGTGACGGCATCCCCGACAGTGACGGTGCGGAGCTGCTCCCCTGTGTGGGTGTCCACGAGACGGCAGGTGCGGTCGCTGGAGCCGGTGAGAAGCACATTCGAGTGGTGGAGGAAAGTGCAGCAGGTGGCCGCGAGTGAGTGGCCGTTGAAGATGCACCGAGGCACGACCTCGCGCATTCGAAGCGAGGCCAGTGTCGCTAGATTCCATACCTTGCACACCGAGTCCTCAGACACCGTCGCGACGAGCGAGTCGTCAGCTGAGATCGCGGCACAGTGTACCGCGCGCAGGTGGCCCTTGTAGCTCTTGATGAGGTCGCCAGACTGCATGTTCCACAGGAGAACGGTGCCGTTCGCTGTGCCCGCCACCATGAAGGTGCCGCACCGAGTGACGGCGCAGCTTGTGACGAGCTCCGGCGTGAAGCTGCGCTCGagtggctgctgcgttgccgcagagaggaaaagagcaCAGTTGCGCGTTTGGTGCGCTATGACGGCTTGACTGATGGGAGAGTAAGCTAAAGCGTTTTTCGCCACCTCTCCTATCGCGTAATTGCGCAGCACTGTCTGCGTCTCGATATCGACCAAGTGGCCGCGCATACCATCTCGCGCAAGAAACAGCATGACGCAGACACTACCAGGCAAGCAATCGTCGGGTCTCCTCTTCTGTGCTGTACCGACACACGCATGTTGTAGGACTAGAGAAAACCCGGAGCAACGAGaacaggggggagggaggtgtcTGGAGATGCGTATGCAAAAACAGATGACAAGAGGCAGCACAGATGAGACGCGCGGCGTGGTTGACTCAGAGGGGCCGGGGCGACTCCGGGCCTTTCGTGGGTCGTGAGCGGATCCTTCGGGGTGAAGCCCGCACATAACTGTATGATACACAATTGCCAGCGACTACTGAACGCACCGTCACTCTTACCTGGAGTTTCTTGACAAAGGCGCAGTTCAGAGAAAAGCATTAGGAATGGAAGAGGGGAGATTCCCCATCGCTTTTTGTCGAGCGGACCACAACATTGTATGGTCCCACGCGTTGATACATCACATCTGCACGTTTCCTTACCGGTCCGTTGGTCGTCGTTTTCATCGTTCCGTGAGGACAAGACAGCTTCCTGTCAAAGGGGGAAATGATCAGGTGTCCGCATTATACAAGACGGAAAAACGGAGGTGGTTGGCCAAAAAGCCGCCACGCCCGCCCATTCACGGCCATCAGCATGCGCACTACCGCGCAATGCGTGCTCATGTGGGTGTCATCGTTGATAAGGAGGCCTCGTAGGAAGGAGCACGTGTACAAGGAGTTTGTTTCTAAAGAGAGCAAACGGTGGTTTTACTGAGCGGCACGATGATGAGGCATTGTGAGGCATAGACAAGACGAGACTAGTCGGCGTGTGCCCCTTGCAGCCTCGTACATGTCTTTTAGTAACCTCaccgcacatgcgcacgaCACCGGCGCAAACATGTGTCTCTCTTCCCGAAGTCTATGGGTGAtggtaaaaaaaaaagaaagaaaagcacgaagaacgcgagcagcagcaagggTAGCTGCACACGTCACAATACCCGAAAATGATGTCGAGCTTACGACATAAACACGTGCAGAGACAAAACAAGTACGTCATGTGCGCTTCACATACAGGAAAAAACGGCCAGTGTTGGAGCACCATTCCACGCTGTCCGGCTGCCACTCATAGTCCACCATGTCGAACTTTTCGAACGCGTCAGGGTCACGTAGGCGGGCTAGGGAGCGAGAGTGCGGGTACATGTCTTCGAAGCACATTATGCGCGTCCCACGCGGCAcactgcgcagccgctccgaGAGGTAGTGATTGACCGGCCTGGGAAGCAACAGGTTCGCCGCCCAGATGACGCACGGCGTAGGGAAGTACACAGCATCGCGGAGGAGAGTGCAAAAGTCAGCACACACAATCTCCACTGAGAGTTCGCGCCTGAACTGCGTCTCGAAGATGGGTCGCAAAAACACCCACGCTGCGTTCGCGAGCTCCGCGTTGTGGGGGTTGATCTCCACCCCTACACACCGCGCACCTGTCAAGGCGGCCACCTGGAAAAGAACGCTGCCATTTCCGCAACCTAGATCATAAAATGTTTCCCCGGAAGCCACGTTGGCAATGCGAATGAGTCGAGTGACGAACGGGGGCAGGATAGACTTGGCGCAGAGTTCACGCTTCTTGCTGCGCTCCGTCTCCCGCTTcaacgagagagacgcgTAGCAGCGCTCTAGCTGCGCGCCAAACCACACGCAGTGGCATCTATGCGTCGGGCAGTGCAGACAGCCGGACGCGTTCGGAGTCTTCCGCAGCGGAAGACGATAGGGACTGCGCGCAGTCCCGTCGCCAAGTTCGACAGGGGCAGAGAGCGGTTGCTGCACGTCAACCAGCTTTGGTGTCTTTACCGGCTGAGGCGCCGTATTGTCGGCACGACGCAGACGTTTGTGCATTGAAAAATGCAGTTTACAGTGAAGAGGTGCCTTGCATTGTAGCGTGGGAAGGTTCGAAGGGCACGTGAAAGAAAAGGACACAGAGCGATGGGGGAGCGCGAGGGAGCAAATGTGGAGAGGATCACCGTTCGGTGCACACAGAGGCGATCGCGTTCAAAGGATTCTGCAAAGACATGAAAACAGCAGAGGAGCGCGCCGGTGCGTGTCATTGGATCTCCGCGCAACCAATGTGCGGGTCATACGGGGCACAGCATCCcctgcaaaaaaaa
The DNA window shown above is from Leishmania donovani BPK282A1 complete genome, chromosome 20 and carries:
- a CDS encoding histone-lysine N-methyltransferase, putative, encoding MHKRLRRADNTAPQPVKTPKLVDVQQPLSAPVELGDGTARSPYRLPLRKTPNASGCLHCPTHRCHCVWFGAQLERCYASLSLKRETERSKKRELCAKSILPPFVTRLIRIANVASGETFYDLGCGNGSVLFQVAALTGARCVGVEINPHNAELANAAWVFLRPIFETQFRRELSVEIVCADFCTLLRDAVYFPTPCVIWAANLLLPRPVNHYLSERLRSVPRGTRIMCFEDMYPHSRSLARLRDPDAFEKFDMVDYEWQPDSVEWCSNTGRFFLYVKRT